One window of Bacteroidales bacterium genomic DNA carries:
- a CDS encoding T9SS type A sorting domain-containing protein, with protein sequence MKQFILFTILIFLLTGIYAQKTQTQTYQAENSGYFINPIKTPYGIVFTDNYASKVLLLNNGKIETLVESPGCGRYFSVSSDFSKIGYKKITKQGKQMPAFFDLKNKKNIELLTNPVNLCSQVSFSDDNNSFAFSINNEFCIKTGNAIAKYGTDSYSNLSAVSPDKKYAVYDVEQNYFKLLDLNSLKQIIIPNDNKGVIYPKWSPDSKKILFQNKNMELLVYELKTKKLYKLGKGGAGNWDAKSENIIFQKTDADATNFILKSSDIYIADYKGLNTRQITNTPDVYEMTPSFDLQNGILFQTYDKRQIIRAKLNISKSKIISTTVLLDNPQNLKPKFYDLGGLKSTKAITHLTKPVPYIHQKYDAPTGRNGGSACAPTTTNMALAYYNRLPKWPVAAESYPSVTGTPHYSDYSGYVLDRYKYNEFSFDAYSSSKNAYGGYAYMWVSPYTSPGGGDGMRNYQNLHNLVSGSYVWLGNATFAKTQAEIDAEYPHPICSWITASGHLTLVVGYVNGQHTLIFNDPWGDKNTPGYPSYDGVDAYYDWPGYNNGFQNLDADGSHGTVAWTLTARSSEQTYDNLTIQNTYYNHGFYINNSQNGATQRYYRHVKNAAGSNGHIWWTGGEGGASSDICWVSWTPDLPNSASYKVEVYIPATFTDSYSAAAVTSSAYYKIFYDGGNTSVTVNQLANQGAWVDIGTYQFSQGKNGYVRLGDAVAYADNGKKVLFDAVRFTQVAGSLELASTNITCTGASDGTATVTTTPGPPTHTYLWSPGGETTLSVSGLSAGTYTVTVTDGNSATYNASVIIKEASQLLAVTTTDTNPSSFGASDGQIVANVTGGIEPYTYVWTPNVSTTNIAQNLTAGIYTVEVTDAYGCVKQKTVTLTDPVCTSCCILLSEDFTGQVLPSGWTNTVHSGGFATYDWRFNDPGGRYGSGILTGADFDADFAIFDDDWYGDNTNKSDASLTTPAINCTGRDMVVLKFTHRFRSSANIADGKVQVSNDGSIWNDVVTYNTVTFGPEVIEFDISAYAANQATVYVRWRYTDNNNWSNYWAVDNIEIYAPPAGTKTISAVGGDYANFTEAINAINTCGIGTGGITFLVASDEIFNEDPPVITATGDATRPVIFQKYGNGANPVIKPTGTASFDDAAISLAGCDYFTFDGIDISIASGSAVEYGYYLYNTSATNGSQYNTVKNCSINLSNTNETSKGIFQNIKTGTINPTSAEGTNSFNVYDNVSIQNSYYGICLHGYDVAGQEPVYDDACIVQNVIIDNFGLAGASINRATGIQTWSQKNLSINNNTVKNGNSADRTLGIYCAGNNSGNIFSNTVFGLYGKGIQVVGIRQYNSSMNIYLNEVHNIEGIKMATGIEGYGGTSNVYNNFVYDIKAPSGNSTLNGYPSTRGISFRYTAGTQNIFYNSVYIAYNSTNAGNESTCLYLEGSSADFRNNVFENNTNATTGTRANVLYFKLSADLGNVSAGTNNNCYYNGIANSKYALAYDAGNIVDYLDLPAYRIPSPNDINSIEENPPFKSTILPYNLHIDVTQTSGISNGGTPITGYTSDFDGDTRHATTPDIGADEYNTGNPLCGTYTIDNTSATVGTNFNRFTDAINSLNDRGISCAVVFNVLSGQVFIEDVPSLEISGTATNTITFQKSGISANPVLKPTGTTADEDFGIHINGGDYYTFDGIDISIASGSDVEYGYYITTVSPTDGAQHNTIKNCTVTLNNNNINSVGIYQLVRTTITPTSISGTNSFNTYDNISVESSYNGFKVFGYDVTGQEPLYDDAVEIMNCTVNNFGISNGASRAVGILTWSQKNLAIHHNTITNGTTNHRTLGIYGAGNNQGNFYNNIVHGLYGTASQVVGLRAYESTINFYNNDVYDIEGVDMASGIEIYGGTADIYNNFVHDIRTPATDTYNYPTTRGISNRKGTANIYNNSILLNFVSTAETNESAGIFTEGFSYGSASSDVRNNIVVNKVDVTIGAIAATLYKSAEYSTISTNSDNNLYYAGTPSVKNLIYYDTNVSDQILASYKIRCVTYEQNTISEDAAFISSTDLHIQTSAITNIDGGGQVIAGITADFDGEIRDLTVPDIGADEYNCDFIVWRGTSNTDWADATNWQKQQVPTVLDNVVIPDVSLESNNFPIITSAGETNNLTIQSGANLQINPGFSLSVNGTMTNNAGNTGLVIKSDVTGTGSFINSTINVPATVERYLSGTQWHYLTPPVVNAPLTMFNTNNFYYYDETTSDSWSGGTITGTQGWISYAASNLTTMQGYAYYFTETTLNFSGNLHTGTYTSPLLSWTNTAMADQFEGWHLLGNPYTSVIDFSQANIDNSNIILTNLDQSVYFYDDVIHNYRGYNTISGAINGGTQYIPAMQGFFVHASVNNAQIQITNGARVHNTTNFYKETTGDLFITLQTSANGFFDETKIIENPNANFSFDGQYDLYKMYSLDENVPLIWTTNNNIEFALNAVPYFFDEQIIKLGFKGNNSDVYEISLSGTNLSADIFIVDKFAGTYQNLKETSVYTFTHSGGATFDRFELHFSQPTNIADISADNISIYPNPAKNFINIIVSNEFSAFDIEITDVLGKKVCEKPNIKNTFKQIDISGFKSGTYFIKVKTKNKYYTEKLIVK encoded by the coding sequence ATGAAACAATTTATTCTTTTTACAATTCTTATATTTCTGTTAACAGGAATTTATGCACAAAAAACACAAACACAAACCTACCAAGCAGAAAACTCCGGTTATTTTATTAATCCGATTAAAACGCCATACGGAATCGTTTTTACCGATAACTACGCCTCAAAAGTTCTTCTCTTAAACAACGGCAAAATCGAAACATTAGTTGAAAGTCCCGGTTGCGGAAGGTATTTTTCTGTTTCTTCCGACTTTAGTAAAATCGGGTATAAAAAAATCACTAAACAAGGCAAACAAATGCCGGCTTTTTTTGATTTAAAAAACAAAAAGAACATTGAACTTCTTACTAACCCCGTAAATTTATGCAGCCAAGTAAGTTTCTCTGACGATAATAACAGCTTTGCTTTCAGCATAAACAACGAATTTTGTATAAAGACGGGAAACGCAATAGCCAAATACGGAACAGACAGCTATTCAAACCTTTCCGCTGTTTCTCCGGACAAAAAATATGCAGTCTATGATGTTGAACAAAATTATTTTAAGCTTTTAGATTTGAATAGCTTAAAACAAATAATTATTCCCAACGATAACAAAGGTGTAATTTATCCCAAATGGTCGCCCGACAGCAAAAAAATTCTTTTTCAAAACAAAAATATGGAGCTTTTGGTCTATGAATTAAAAACAAAAAAGTTGTATAAATTGGGAAAGGGCGGAGCCGGAAATTGGGATGCAAAATCGGAAAACATCATTTTTCAAAAAACTGATGCCGATGCAACAAATTTTATTTTAAAAAGTTCCGACATATATATTGCTGACTATAAAGGTTTAAATACCAGACAAATTACAAATACACCGGATGTATATGAAATGACACCTTCTTTTGACCTGCAAAACGGCATCTTATTCCAAACTTATGATAAACGACAAATAATAAGAGCAAAATTAAATATTTCAAAATCTAAAATCATTTCAACCACAGTTTTACTTGATAATCCGCAAAACTTAAAGCCGAAATTCTATGATTTAGGTGGGCTGAAAAGCACAAAAGCCATAACACATCTGACTAAACCGGTTCCTTATATTCATCAAAAATATGATGCTCCTACCGGAAGGAACGGAGGTTCTGCCTGTGCCCCGACAACAACAAATATGGCATTGGCATATTACAACCGACTGCCTAAGTGGCCTGTTGCAGCCGAAAGCTACCCTTCCGTAACAGGAACACCGCATTATTCCGATTACTCCGGCTATGTCCTCGACAGATATAAATATAATGAATTTTCATTTGATGCTTACTCTTCCTCTAAAAACGCATACGGTGGTTACGCATATATGTGGGTATCCCCGTACACATCTCCGGGAGGAGGCGACGGTATGCGAAACTACCAAAATCTACACAATCTTGTTTCCGGAAGTTATGTGTGGCTCGGAAATGCAACTTTTGCAAAAACACAAGCAGAAATAGATGCAGAGTACCCGCATCCGATTTGTTCTTGGATCACGGCATCCGGTCATTTAACTTTAGTTGTCGGTTATGTTAACGGGCAGCACACTCTAATATTTAATGATCCGTGGGGAGATAAAAACACACCCGGGTATCCGAGTTACGATGGTGTTGATGCCTACTACGATTGGCCAGGCTACAACAACGGCTTCCAAAACCTTGATGCAGACGGTTCACACGGAACTGTTGCGTGGACTCTTACCGCAAGAAGTTCTGAGCAAACTTACGATAATTTAACAATTCAAAATACATATTATAACCACGGTTTTTACATAAATAATTCACAAAACGGAGCAACACAACGCTACTATCGGCATGTGAAAAATGCAGCCGGAAGTAACGGGCATATTTGGTGGACAGGAGGCGAAGGTGGTGCAAGTTCTGATATTTGCTGGGTTTCATGGACGCCGGACTTACCAAACTCAGCTTCCTATAAAGTAGAAGTTTATATTCCGGCAACTTTTACAGACTCATATTCTGCTGCAGCAGTCACAAGTTCCGCTTATTATAAGATTTTCTATGATGGGGGTAATACAAGTGTTACTGTCAACCAGCTTGCAAATCAAGGAGCCTGGGTTGATATAGGAACCTACCAATTCTCGCAAGGAAAAAATGGCTACGTAAGACTGGGAGATGCTGTTGCTTATGCAGACAACGGAAAAAAAGTTCTTTTCGATGCCGTAAGATTTACACAAGTTGCCGGTTCTCTTGAGCTTGCTTCTACAAACATAACTTGTACCGGAGCAAGCGACGGAACAGCAACAGTTACAACCACACCAGGACCGCCGACACATACATATCTGTGGTCACCCGGAGGAGAAACAACACTTTCTGTTTCAGGCTTATCTGCCGGAACTTATACCGTAACTGTCACAGACGGAAACTCTGCGACTTATAATGCAAGTGTTATAATTAAGGAAGCCTCTCAACTACTTGCTGTTACAACCACGGACACAAATCCGAGTTCATTCGGGGCTTCTGACGGTCAGATTGTTGCAAATGTTACGGGAGGTATTGAACCTTATACTTATGTTTGGACTCCGAACGTTTCAACAACAAATATTGCACAAAACCTAACAGCCGGAATTTATACCGTTGAAGTAACAGATGCTTACGGTTGTGTTAAGCAAAAGACAGTAACACTTACGGATCCGGTCTGTACATCTTGTTGTATTTTATTAAGCGAAGACTTTACAGGACAAGTATTGCCGTCCGGATGGACAAATACTGTTCATTCGGGAGGTTTTGCAACTTATGATTGGCGTTTTAACGATCCAGGAGGAAGATACGGAAGCGGCATTTTAACAGGAGCTGATTTTGATGCTGACTTTGCAATTTTTGATGACGATTGGTATGGAGATAATACAAATAAGTCTGATGCAAGTCTTACAACTCCGGCAATAAATTGTACCGGTCGAGATATGGTGGTTTTAAAATTTACCCACAGGTTCAGAAGCTCTGCCAATATTGCCGACGGAAAAGTGCAGGTCAGCAATGACGGAAGTATATGGAATGATGTTGTAACATATAATACCGTCACTTTCGGTCCTGAGGTTATAGAATTTGACATTTCTGCCTATGCTGCAAATCAGGCAACAGTTTATGTAAGATGGAGATATACAGACAACAACAACTGGTCAAACTATTGGGCAGTTGATAATATTGAAATTTATGCTCCTCCGGCAGGAACAAAAACAATAAGTGCCGTCGGAGGTGATTATGCAAACTTTACAGAAGCAATTAATGCAATAAATACCTGCGGAATAGGAACCGGAGGGATAACTTTCCTTGTTGCATCTGATGAGATATTTAACGAAGATCCGCCTGTAATTACCGCAACCGGAGATGCAACAAGACCGGTTATCTTTCAAAAATACGGGAACGGAGCTAATCCTGTTATAAAACCAACAGGAACTGCATCCTTTGACGATGCGGCAATAAGCCTTGCCGGATGCGATTACTTTACTTTTGACGGAATTGACATTTCAATTGCGAGTGGTTCGGCAGTGGAATACGGATATTATCTTTACAACACTTCTGCAACAAACGGTTCACAGTATAATACAGTTAAAAATTGTTCAATAAACTTAAGCAATACAAACGAAACATCAAAAGGAATTTTCCAAAACATTAAAACCGGAACTATTAACCCGACTTCTGCAGAAGGGACAAATTCGTTTAATGTTTACGATAATGTTTCAATTCAAAACTCTTATTACGGAATTTGTCTTCACGGCTACGATGTTGCAGGACAAGAGCCTGTATATGATGATGCCTGTATAGTTCAAAATGTAATTATTGATAATTTCGGGCTTGCAGGTGCAAGTATTAACAGGGCAACAGGAATCCAAACATGGAGCCAAAAAAACCTGTCAATAAATAATAATACCGTTAAAAATGGAAATTCTGCCGACCGTACATTAGGAATTTACTGTGCAGGAAACAATTCCGGAAATATCTTCTCAAATACTGTCTTCGGACTTTACGGAAAGGGTATTCAAGTTGTAGGTATAAGGCAGTACAATTCAAGTATGAATATTTATTTGAATGAAGTTCATAATATAGAGGGAATAAAGATGGCAACCGGAATTGAGGGTTACGGAGGAACTTCAAATGTTTATAATAACTTTGTTTACGACATAAAAGCCCCTTCCGGTAATTCAACTTTAAACGGCTATCCCTCAACACGAGGAATAAGTTTCAGATACACAGCAGGAACGCAAAACATTTTTTATAATTCAGTATATATCGCATATAACTCTACAAATGCCGGTAACGAAAGTACGTGTCTGTATCTTGAAGGCTCATCGGCAGATTTTAGAAATAATGTTTTTGAAAATAACACAAATGCAACAACGGGAACTCGTGCAAATGTTCTTTATTTTAAACTTTCCGCAGATTTAGGAAATGTTTCTGCCGGCACAAATAATAATTGTTATTACAACGGTATTGCAAATTCAAAATACGCCTTAGCGTATGATGCCGGGAATATCGTTGATTATTTAGATTTGCCGGCATATCGAATTCCGTCGCCTAATGATATAAATTCCATTGAGGAAAACCCTCCGTTTAAAAGTACAATTTTGCCTTATAATTTACACATTGACGTAACTCAAACAAGCGGAATAAGCAACGGAGGAACTCCGATTACAGGATATACCTCTGACTTTGATGGTGATACCCGTCACGCAACAACTCCGGATATAGGTGCAGATGAATACAATACCGGAAATCCGCTTTGCGGAACTTATACAATTGATAATACTTCGGCAACAGTCGGCACAAATTTCAACAGGTTTACAGATGCAATTAACAGCCTAAACGACAGAGGTATTTCTTGTGCGGTTGTTTTTAATGTTTTGAGCGGGCAAGTTTTTATCGAAGATGTGCCTTCGCTGGAAATTTCAGGAACAGCAACAAATACAATTACATTTCAAAAGTCAGGGATTTCTGCAAATCCAGTTTTAAAACCGACAGGAACAACTGCCGATGAAGATTTCGGGATACACATAAACGGAGGAGATTATTACACTTTTGACGGAATTGACATATCGATTGCGAGTGGTTCGGATGTAGAATACGGCTATTATATTACAACTGTTTCGCCGACAGACGGAGCTCAACACAATACCATTAAAAATTGTACGGTAACTCTGAATAACAACAATATAAACTCTGTCGGAATTTACCAGCTTGTAAGGACAACAATTACACCCACAAGTATATCGGGTACAAATTCATTTAATACTTACGATAATATTTCTGTTGAAAGTTCTTATAACGGTTTTAAAGTTTTCGGCTATGATGTTACAGGGCAAGAGCCTTTGTACGATGATGCCGTAGAAATTATGAATTGTACGGTAAATAATTTCGGAATAAGCAACGGAGCAAGCAGGGCTGTCGGAATTTTAACTTGGAGTCAGAAAAATCTGGCAATTCATCATAATACAATCACAAACGGAACAACAAATCACAGGACTCTCGGAATTTACGGAGCCGGGAATAATCAAGGAAACTTCTACAATAATATTGTTCACGGACTTTACGGAACAGCATCTCAAGTTGTGGGTTTGCGAGCTTATGAAAGCACAATTAATTTTTACAACAATGATGTTTATGACATTGAAGGTGTTGATATGGCCTCCGGAATTGAAATTTACGGGGGAACGGCCGACATTTACAATAATTTTGTTCATGATATTCGAACACCTGCAACTGATACCTATAATTATCCGACAACAAGAGGTATCTCAAACCGAAAAGGAACAGCAAACATATATAATAATTCAATTTTGCTGAATTTTGTTTCAACAGCAGAAACAAACGAAAGTGCCGGTATTTTTACGGAAGGCTTCAGCTACGGTTCGGCAAGTTCAGATGTTCGCAACAATATTGTAGTAAACAAAGTTGATGTTACAATCGGAGCAATTGCTGCAACACTATATAAATCAGCAGAATACTCGACAATTTCAACTAATTCGGACAATAATTTGTATTATGCCGGAACCCCTTCTGTGAAAAACTTAATTTACTATGATACAAATGTTTCAGACCAAATACTGGCAAGCTATAAGATACGTTGTGTAACTTATGAGCAAAACACAATCAGCGAAGACGCAGCTTTTATAAGCTCAACAGATTTACATATTCAAACATCTGCAATTACAAATATTGACGGGGGCGGGCAAGTTATTGCCGGTATTACAGCAGATTTTGACGGAGAGATTAGAGATTTAACCGTTCCGGATATCGGAGCTGACGAATACAATTGTGATTTTATTGTGTGGCGAGGCACAAGTAACACAGATTGGGCTGATGCAACAAACTGGCAAAAACAGCAAGTCCCTACAGTTCTTGATAACGTTGTGATTCCTGATGTAAGTTTAGAAAGCAACAATTTCCCGATAATTACATCAGCGGGGGAAACGAATAATCTGACAATTCAAAGCGGTGCAAATTTACAAATAAACCCCGGCTTTTCTCTTTCTGTAAACGGAACTATGACAAACAATGCAGGAAATACCGGCTTAGTTATAAAATCAGATGTAACAGGAACTGGTTCGTTTATTAATTCTACAATAAATGTTCCGGCAACAGTTGAAAGATATTTGAGCGGAACGCAGTGGCATTATTTAACACCTCCGGTTGTAAATGCTCCTTTGACAATGTTCAACACAAATAATTTTTATTATTATGACGAAACAACCTCCGACAGTTGGAGCGGAGGAACAATAACCGGAACACAAGGGTGGATAAGCTATGCTGCATCAAACCTGACAACAATGCAGGGCTATGCCTATTACTTTACAGAAACAACATTGAACTTTTCCGGAAATCTTCATACAGGCACATATACAAGCCCTCTGCTCAGTTGGACAAATACAGCGATGGCTGACCAATTTGAAGGTTGGCACTTGCTCGGAAATCCTTATACTTCGGTAATTGATTTTTCACAAGCAAATATTGATAATTCAAATATCATACTTACAAACCTTGACCAAAGTGTATATTTTTATGATGACGTTATTCATAATTACAGAGGTTACAACACAATAAGCGGGGCAATAAACGGCGGAACACAATATATCCCGGCAATGCAGGGCTTTTTTGTTCATGCTTCCGTTAATAATGCACAAATACAAATTACAAACGGAGCAAGGGTACACAATACCACAAACTTTTATAAAGAAACAACCGGAGACTTATTCATTACTCTGCAAACATCTGCAAACGGCTTTTTTGACGAAACTAAAATCATTGAAAACCCTAATGCAAACTTTTCTTTTGACGGACAATACGATCTTTACAAAATGTATTCCCTTGATGAAAATGTTCCTCTCATTTGGACAACGAACAACAATATAGAATTTGCTTTAAATGCAGTTCCGTATTTTTTTGATGAACAGATAATTAAACTTGGATTTAAAGGCAATAATTCTGACGTGTATGAAATAAGTTTAAGTGGAACAAACCTTTCTGCTGATATTTTTATTGTTGACAAGTTTGCGGGAACTTATCAAAACCTAAAAGAAACCTCTGTTTATACATTCACTCATTCAGGCGGAGCAACTTTTGACAGATTTGAACTGCATTTTTCTCAACCGACAAATATTGCTGATATTTCAGCCGATAATATTTCAATTTATCCTAATCCTGCTAAAAACTTTATAAACATTATTGTTTCGAACGAGTTTTCGGCTTTTGATATTGAGATTACAGATGTTTTAGGCAAAAAGGTATGTGAAAAACCAAATATCAAAAATACATTTAAGCAAATTGATATTTCCGGTTTCAAAAGCGGAACGTATTTTATTAAAGTTAAAACGAAAAACAAATACTATACTGAAAAGCTTATTGTTAAATAG
- a CDS encoding DUF4294 domain-containing protein encodes MNAIEMLEKVKTEGGAIALQRINENGDTSLHVKIRPIIIYPKRTFKNNRHKKRYYRLVRNIKKVYPYSIIIKNIFVETEFVLQNMENNKERRKYINKKEKELKRKFEGTIRNMTYSQGRILIKLVDRETQHTTYELVKHFKGGIAAFFWQGIAKIFETDLKYEYDPDGTDKWIEEIVSRIENGQL; translated from the coding sequence ATGAATGCCATCGAAATGCTTGAGAAAGTAAAAACAGAAGGCGGAGCCATTGCTTTACAACGAATTAATGAAAACGGAGATACTTCTTTGCATGTAAAAATAAGACCGATTATAATATACCCGAAACGAACATTTAAGAATAATAGACATAAAAAAAGATATTATCGTTTAGTCAGAAATATTAAAAAAGTATATCCATATTCTATTATTATTAAGAATATTTTTGTTGAGACTGAGTTTGTTTTACAAAACATGGAGAACAACAAAGAACGAAGAAAATATATCAATAAAAAAGAAAAAGAACTTAAACGAAAATTTGAAGGCACTATACGAAACATGACTTATTCACAAGGTCGAATTTTAATAAAATTAGTGGATAGGGAAACGCAACATACAACTTATGAGCTTGTTAAGCATTTTAAAGGAGGCATTGCCGCATTTTTTTGGCAAGGAATTGCAAAGATATTTGAAACCGACTTGAAATATGAATATGACCCCGACGGAACAGATAAATGGATTGAAGAAATAGTATCAAGAATAGAAAACGGACAACTTTAA